From a region of the Candida albicans SC5314 chromosome 1, complete sequence genome:
- the BRG1 gene encoding GATA-type transcription factor BRG1 (Transcription factor; recruits Hda1 to hypha-specific promoters; Tn mutation affects filamentation; Hap43-repressed; Spider and flow model biofilm induced; required for Spider biofilm formation; Bcr1-repressed in RPMI a/a biofilms) encodes MSSSSSLSSSTTTATTTSARIRLPSISELTSRSTISGGSNNGNGSALKSQISPRLSDTSRILPSILKNTSGSSTPTSSSTPFKCPPIKSTVGGTLSSGNTQSNYVLGNTKINSLPRLSSPTLPVKVQPQQQPQLPPASSLSPVTRVINTPPQQPQSVSASTSPNTQYQYYQYQQQSSPIQQQQQQQQATPAATPTVMQMAQNQPSHPAPLQYATQQYYPQPVYYQSPAGVPPPPPSVTHQGHIIAVHQHPGHLPQVGVNGMPPNVGYTIVQPEIVNKSTNRCHRCGTTETPEWRRGPKGVRTLCNACGLFHAKLVKRKGAALAAEEVLNNKVTKGKNGRRISMKKHLLNESLKQQQQINGVGIPINGFNHQILPPSFKPQQGGIATLPPLMHGQYPNNVNNLVIHQPPPQQQQQQQQHNNIC; translated from the coding sequence atgtCCAGTTCATCatctttatcttcatctactactactgcaacaacaaccagtGCACGTATTCGTTTACCATCAATAAGTGAATTGACTTCACGATCAACCATTAGTGGAGGTAgtaataatggtaatggttCTGCTTTGAAATCACAGATATCGCCAAGATTGTCTGATACATCAAGAATATTACCAAGTATACTTAAGAATACTAGTGGATCATCTACACCTACTTCTTCATCTACACCCTTCAAATGTCCACCAATAAAGTCTACCGTTGGCGGTACTTTATCAAGTGGAAACACTCAATCAAATTATGTTTTGGGTAATACTAAAATAAATAGTTTACCAAGACTTTCTTCACCTACATTGCCTGTCAAAGTGCAACCTCAACAACAGCCACAATTACCTCCTGCATCGTCACTTAGCCCAGTGACAAGAGTAATCAATACcccaccacaacaaccacaatcAGTTTCTGCTTCTACATCACCAAATACCCAATACCAATACTATcaataccaacaacaatcttCACCAAttcaacagcaacaacaacaacaacaagccACCCCAGCTGCAACACCAACTGTCATGCAAATGGCACAAAATCAACCATCACACCCTGCCCCATTACAATACGCCACTCAACAGTACTATCCACAACCAGTATACTATCAAAGCCCAGCTGGTGTGccacctccaccaccatcTGTAACACATCAAGGTCATATAATAGCAGTGCATCAACATCCAGGCCATTTACCACAAGTTGGCGTTAATGGTATGCCACCTAATGTGGGTTACACTATAGTGCAGCCGGAAATCGTCAACAAGTCAACTAACAGATGTCACAGGTGTGGTACTACAGAGACACCTGAATGGAGAAGAGGTCCAAAGGGTGTGAGAACATTGTGTAATGCATGTGGGTTATTCCACGCTAAATTGGTAAAGAGAAAAGGGGCAGCATTGGCAGCAGAAGAGgtattgaataataaagtGACAAAAGGGAAGAACGGTCGAAGAATAAGTATGAAGAAACATCTTTTGAATGAGAGtttaaaacaacaacaacaaattaatGGTGTGGGTATTCCGATTAATGGATTTaatcatcaaatattgCCACCATCATTTAAGCCTCAACAAGGAGGAATCGCCACATTGCCTCCTTTGATGCACGGCCAATATCCAAACAATGTGAACAATCTTGTCATTCatcaaccaccaccacaacaacaacaacaacaacagcaacacaACAACATATGTTAG
- a CDS encoding uncharacterized protein (Protein of unknown function), producing MFSTGARFFFFYLFGFRIDLQYIIGSFPLLLELPISIVLIIPKKTNCFNNEFLWYKYIAHENSSSPSCNYHYYLEFP from the coding sequence ATGTTTTCGACAGGAGCTcgattcttttttttttatttatttggttttaGAATAGATTTGCAATACATAATTGGTTCTTTCCCCTTATTGTTAGAGTTACCAATATCTATTGTCCTTattattccaaaaaaaaccaattgtttcaataatgaatttttatGGTACAAGTATATTGCTCATGAAAATAGTTCTAGCCCATCATGTAACTACCACTATTATCTTGAATTCCCCtag
- a CDS encoding uncharacterized protein (Putative phosphatidyl synthase; stationary phase enriched protein; transcript repressed by yeast-hypha switch; Hap43-repressed; rat catheter, Spider and flow model biofilm induced) — protein sequence MLIRRLPIIPTRAIPRTSYSQFHTTVVNLNKGTTGCDHKGHDFAFVFDIDGVLIRGKKPILQAKPALEILNSHKIPYILMTNGGGVSERRKAEEVSEITQLNPPISPLQIVQSHTPLKALALHHAFNRVLVLGGDGDNARHVAKQYGFQDIIMPIDIVYNNPSVSPHHRYTQEEFDKFAQPIDVTKPIEAIFVLNDPRDLNSDMQIVQDLLNSENGLIGTKRNIHHNRNLHDPSIPIIFSNNDYVYANDYPLPRFGQGAFRIITEKLYKITNGLKRHQHLNSLILGKPFKIQYDFAHHVLIDWQNKLINEDFNSEQILPILGSEPTNTPFKKIYMVGDNPASDIKGANDHGWESVLLKTGVYRDEDAIDTEAAKPTAGIFNNVEDAVITILESHGIKV from the coding sequence ATGCTTATTAGAAGGTTACCAATAATTCCAACTAGAGCCATTCCTAGAACTTCTTACAGTCAATTCCACACCACCGTCGTTAATTTGAACAAAGGGACTACCGGTTGTGATCACAAGGGACACGATTTTGCTTTTGTTTTCGATATCGATGGGGTTCTTATCCGGGGTAAGAAACCGATTCTTCAAGCTAAACCGGCGTTGGAAATACTAAACAGTCATAAGATTCCCTATATATTGATGACCAATGGAGGTGGAGTTCTGGAACGAAGAAAGGCTGAAGAAGTGAGTGAGATAACTCAATTGAACCCACCAATTTCTCCATTACAGATCGTTCAAAGTCATACCCCCTTGAAAGCACTAGCATTACATCATGCCTTTAATCGAGTTTTGGTTCTTGGAGGAGATGGTGATAATGCCAGACATGTTGCCAAACAATACGGATTCCAAGATATAATTATGCCCATTGATATCGTTTATAATAACCCATCAGTGTCTCCACACCATAGATACACacaagaagaatttgataaatttgcTCAACCTATAGATGTTACTAAACCAATTGAAGCAATTTTTGTATTGAATGACCCTAGAGATTTGAATAGTGACATGCAAATTGTACAggatttattgaattcaGAAAATGGTCTTATTGGTACCAAGAGAAATATTCATCATAATAGAAATTTACATGATCCTTCCATACCAATAATTTTTAGCAATAATGATTATGTTTATGCCAACGATTATCCATTACCTAGATTTGGTCAAGGGGCATTTAGAATAATTACTGagaaattatataaaatcACTAATGGGTTAAAAAGACATCAACatttaaattcattaattttggGTAAACCATTCAAGATTCAATATGATTTTGCTCATCATGTTTTAATCGATTGgcaaaataaattaatcaacGAAGATTTTAATAGTGAGCAGATATTACCGATTTTAGGTTCCGAACCAACAAACACGCCATTTAAAAAGATTTATATGGTAGGTGATAATCCTGCCTCGGACATAAAAGGTGCTAACGATCATGGATGGGAGTCTGTGTTATTGAAAACTGGGGTTTATCGTGACGAGGATGCAATTGACACTGAGGCTGCTAAACCAACAGCAGGcatatttaataatgttGAGGATGCAGTGATAACAATTTTAGAGTCGCATGGAATAAAAGTATAA
- the CUE5 gene encoding ubiquitin-binding protein (Predicted ubiquitin-binding protein; rat catheter biofilm repressed), giving the protein MAKKSEELNVVSSEPLDSIDDTSKKDTTVSTDDKESTTTSEDNKQEKTEESKPEEKKEESKPTDTTSETKPETKSEAKIEAKTEPKKDRKSVSFKKEIDSTEEVPINEDEQDESVPPPQPPRPKDPTQEIIDDMKQAFPNIEEKYIIATLIASQGNPDPAFNALLYISDPTFKPEIPVYKPPALASSTGPIGTGGGGRNQKELTDDELLARKLQKEFELEDERNRRNRRRSSHERQRVEQQRQRQHRRGDDDDELDDSPDEFEQIKETFTQGLEEAKSTLNGWVSNIAKRFEGNNDGNNPQQRRNDNPKLFGALGGSSFNDNKRKTNRFDEDPEILSTDFHDRIRLQDNDDHGPSLPNRPKGELQSDTPTLTTREKGATDKKKWQPLESGVSADPDAFLVTDSEDDGEDVATTDATKNTTISSTKK; this is encoded by the coding sequence atgGCTAAGAAATCAGAAGAATTAAACGTGGTATCATCTGAACCacttgattcaattgatgatacCTCCAAGAAGGATACTACTGTTTCAACTGATGATAAAGAATCTACAACTACGTCAGAAGACaacaaacaagaaaagaCTGAAGAATCGAAAccagaagaaaagaaagaagaatccAAACCAACAGATACTACTTCAGAAACTAAACCAGAAACCAAGTCCGAGGCTAAAATTGAGGCTAAGACTGAACCTAAAAAAGATCGTAAGTCTGTATCTTTTAAAAAggaaattgattcaacTGAAGAAGTTCCAATTAACGAAGATGAACAAGATGAATCAGTGCCACCACCACAGCCGCCAAGACCAAAGGATCCAACTCAAGAAATCATTGACGATATGAAACAAGCTTTCCCCAACATTGAAGAGAAATACATTATTGCCACTTTGATTGCATCTCAAGGAAACCCCGATCCAGCTTTCAATGCTTTGTTATATATTTCTGACCCTACATTTAAGCCTGAAATACCAGTCTATAAACCACCAGCTTTAGCCTCATCAACAGGGCCAATTGGTACTGGTGGCGGTGGTAGAAACCAAAAGGAATTGACCGATGACGAGTTGTTGGCTAGAAAGTTACAAAAggaatttgaattggaagatgaaagaaacagaagaaatagaagaagatcGTCTCATGAAAGACAGAGAGTTGAACAGCAAAGACAAAGACAACACCGTAGGggagatgatgatgacgaatTGGATGATTCTcctgatgaatttgaacaaattaaGGAAACATTTACTCAAGGACTTGAAGAAGCCAAGAGTACTTTGAATGGGTGGGTAAGTAATATTGCCAAACGATTTGAAGGAAATAACGATGGTAATAACCCacaacaaagaagaaatgaCAATCCAAAACTATTTGGTGCCCTTGGTGGGTCATCATTCAATGACAACAAGCGTAAAACTAATAGATTTGATGAAGACCCAGAAATTCTTAGTACTGATTTCCACGATAGGATTAGATTACAAGATAACGACGACCATGGTCCATCATTACCTAACAGACCTAAGGGTGAACTTCAATCAGATACTCCTACTTTGACTACCAGAGAAAAGGGAGCCACTGATAAAAAGAAGTGGCAGCCATTGGAGTCTGGAGTTTCTGCAGATCCTGATGCATTCTTAGTTACTGACAGTGAAGACGATGGTGAAGATGTTGCAACTACAGACGCTACTAAAAACACCACAATTAGCTCCACAAAAAAGTAA
- a CDS encoding uncharacterized protein (Protein with a NADH-ubiquinone oxidoreductase B18 subunit domain; gene has intron): protein MSVTEFPPLLSQDDCQKYKVPLKWRDRCAAYFALYQTCIIRQSANSSVSCKHDKHSWEECENLDLIRRKQELKEASQ, encoded by the exons ATGTCAGTAACAGAGTTCCCACCACTTC tttCACAAGATGATTgtcaaaaatataaagttCCATTGAAATGGAGAGATAGATGTGCTGCTTATTTTGCTCTCTATCAAACCTGTATTATTAGACAATCGGCCAATTCATCAGTGAGTTGTAAACATGATAAACATTCATGGGAAGAATGTgaaaatttggatttgattagaagaaaacaagaattaaaagaagCAAGTCAATAG
- a CDS encoding uncharacterized protein (Protein with a NADH-ubiquinone oxidoreductase B18 subunit domain; gene has intron): MAHTENYEYPPIPSQQELDDNNVPFFHRDKCAAHLINYYKCLDKGTSFCNKTKDEFYKCQYLALKERLDNHTKQTH; the protein is encoded by the exons ATGGCTCACACGGAGAATTATGAATACCCACCTATTC CATCACAACAAGAATTAGATGACAACAATGTTCCCTTCTTTCACAGAGATAAATGTGCAGCTCATTTAATCAACTATTATAAATGTCTCGATAAAGGTACTTCCTTCTGTAATAAAACCAAAGATGAGTTTTACAAATGTCAATATTTAGCATTAAAGGAAAGATTAGATAACCACACTAAACAAACCcattaa
- a CDS encoding uncharacterized protein (Protein of unknown function; constitutive expression independent of MTL or white-opaque status; upregulated in a cyr1 mutant), protein MAAGLRQMKLHNKRKLNELEDISNIHKKSRTVSFKDENETKKPITRSNLNRKRSHFVTPPSPPQQRSSPPATCLEDDEPPHHQQDNDDISEQQQHHHHHHHHISFPATPPESINDESTTPIAAATNTNRNDDYKEYRDVNNMDVELFTANTGIIPNNSTNSTTTTVTTSSPNDGKSFKQDLNENPDYIALTSSLRMAKITNTKINQDIIELSKLQQYYSSTANKEETIQFFLKLINNELNLPKPTRITKCPIINWSKYHSCLSQVNKDFENQLHKCDKKEQAMNSLYKALNLFDKLK, encoded by the coding sequence ATGGCAGCTGGGTTAAGACAAATGAAGTTACATAACAAAAGAAAGTTGAATGAATTGGAagatatttcaaatattcatAAAAAGTCAAGGACGGTATCGTttaaagatgaaaatgaaaccAAGAAACCCATAACCAGACTGAACCTTAACCGAAAGCGTTCTCATTTTGTCACTCCACCATCGCCACCTCAACAACGATCGTCACCGCCAGCAACTTGtttagaagatgatgaacCTCCTCATCACCAACAAGACAACGACGATATTTctgaacaacaacaacatcaccaccatcaccaccaccatatTTCATTTCCCGCCACGCCACCAGAGTCCATAAATGACGAAAGCACAACCCCAATAGCAGCCGCCACCAATACCAACAGAAATGACGACTACAAGGAATACAGAGATGTCAATAATATGGATGTGGAATTGTTTACTGCAAATACTGGTATAATTCCAAACAATAGCACTAATAGCACAACCACAACAGTTACTACATCTTCTCCAAATGACGGCAAATCATTCAAGCAAGACTTGAATGAGAATCCCGACTACATTGCACTCACATCCTCATTACGAATGGCAAAGATAACAAATACcaaaataaatcaagaTATTATCGAATTATCGAAATTGCAACAATATTATTCTTCGACTGcaaataaagaagaaaccattcaattctttctCAAATTAATTAACAACGAATTGAATTTGCCAAAACCCACAAGAATCACCAAATGTCCCATCATAAATTGGTCTAAATATCATTCTTGTTTATCTCAAGTCAATAAAGATTTTGAGAATCAATTGCATAAATGTGATAAAAAGGAACAGGCCATGAATTCATTGTATAAAGCTCTCAACttgtttgataaattgaaataa
- a CDS encoding uncharacterized protein (Protein of unknown function; repressed by prostaglandins): protein MLMLMPARFGYHIAKNNSSILRPISILRFKSNVPSARQSKNNLPADGIPKKSLPSEGEWKHLKLHIPGENVQTNDLKDRIPKFPLGKENVPTLLPRPGVPQVGKNFTFRQVIGILKNKTQPELIYESEPHRLYFLMCFCASIIFAIYGCVLFEWATWIANKEYDENEKEETNLAIRKREWAISLAMYLAPSAALFLLAYGAALFPTKLVRRIWYLPGPVEHIKFTSYPFIPGRPTPAYTVPLENLKRKHAARVWTGKGFYGTADKGFFYFTLLETLPNGKTKNWIVDRKGFFWSDGRVFDYLFGKETLQEAEAGIPYDKQFGIINQEVKKKKQQLREKHGVLWRYKMAAEEFGKDIKKLGGYITNSKSIDNKKKTDNGKQLPKGK, encoded by the coding sequence atgttgatgttgatgcCAGCTAGATTTGGCTATCATATAGCAAAAAACAATAGCTCGATATTACGAcctatttctattttgagattcaaatcaaatgttCCTTCAGCAAGGCAAAGCAAGAACAACTTACCAGCAGATGGGATTCCCAAAAAATCATTACCTTCTGAAGGAGAATGGAAGCATTTAAAATTGCATATTCCAGGTGAGAATGTGCAAACgaatgatttgaaagacAGAATACCCAAATTCCCTTTAGGAAAGGAAAATGTACCAACATTATTACCACGTCCAGGAGTACCTCAAGTGGGTAAAAATTTCACATTTCGACAAGTTATTGGgattttgaagaataaAACTCAACCGGAATTGATTTATGAAAGTGAACCTCATCGattgtattttttaatGTGTTTTTGTGCATCAATCATTTTTGCAATATATGGATGTGTGTTATTTGAATGGGCCACATGGATAGCCAATAAGGAATAcgatgaaaatgaaaaagaagagacCAATCTAGCAATTCGTAAACGAGAATGGGCTATATCTTTGGCTATGTACTTGGCTCCTTCAGCTgcattgtttttgttggcTTATGGTGCCGCTCTTTTCCCAACAAAGCTTGTCAGAAGAATCTGGTACTTGCCTGGACCAGTTGAACATATCAAATTTACATCGTATCCGTTTATTCCTGGTAGACCAACCCCGGCGTATACTGTGCCATTGGAAAATTTAAAGAGGAAACATGCAGCCAGAGTATGGACTGGTAAAGGATTTTATGGTACTGCTGACAAAGGTTTTTTCTACTTTACTTTGTTAGAAACATTACCTAATGGGAAAACCAAGAATTGGATTGTGGACAGAAAGGGGTTCTTTTGGTCTGATGGAAGagtatttgattatttatttggtaAAGAAACTTTGCAAGAAGCAGAGGCGGGTATTCCATATGACAAACAATTTGGTATTATAAATCAAGAagtgaaaaagaagaaacaacaattgagGGAAAAGCATGGAGTATTATGGAGATACAAGATGGCAGCTGAGGAATTTGGTAaagatattaaaaaattgggaGGTTATATTaccaattcaaaatcaatcgataataaaaaaaagacagaTAACGGAAAGCAATTGCCAAAGGGGAAATAA
- a CDS encoding uncharacterized protein (Has domain(s) with predicted nucleic acid binding, nucleotide binding activity) codes for MNTSSKVNKSKKVVNTTGRVSAKKAASYLHSMQNSSTTKINPAKQVTAPNWNPKHFRLFVGNLGPDGNDELLKEAFSKYPSMSQVHVPIDRKTSKNKGFGFVAFGKSEDYLHAFQEMNGKYIGQHPVQLKRAESSVPKKTKNKRK; via the coding sequence ATGAACACATCTTCCAAAGTCAACAAACTGAAAAAAGTGGTAAACACCACTGGAAGAGTTAGTGCCAAAAAGGCAGCTAGTTATTTACACTCGATGCAAAATTCATccacaacaaaaataaatccTGCCAAACAAGTTACTGCTCCAAATTGGAACCCAAAACATTTTCGATTGTTTGTTGGAAACTTAGGTCCTGATGGAAACGACGAATTACTAAAAGAGGCATTTCTGAAATATCCTTCTATGAGTCAAGTTCATGTTCCTATAGATAGGAAAACCAGTAAGAATAAGGGATTCGGATTTGTTGCCTTTGGCAAATCTGAAGATTATTTACATGCATTTCAAGAAATGAATGGGAAGTATATTGGCCAGCATCCAGTCCAGTTGAAGCGTGCTGAATCTAGTGTACCCAAAAAGACTAAGAATAAAAGGAAATAG
- a CDS encoding DNA-directed RNA polymerase III subunit (Ortholog(s) have RNA polymerase III activity and role in tRNA transcription from RNA polymerase III promoter, transcription initiation from RNA polymerase III type 2 promoter) gives MFILSEISDLIRIPPSAFNVPIQHSISDELNKKYANKIIANLGLVITIWDILDIKDGLLKPGDGGSYVEVRFRSIVWKPFRGEILTGWVTECTAKGIKVRMEFFDEIWIPKDFLFENCKYSESEQAWIYLLDENELFIDVNEKIRFRVEEENFYNVKPKLEDEQTEEEKKATTLPPYTITASCQDYGMGCVSWWD, from the coding sequence ATGTTTATATTATCAGAAATATCAGATTTAATACGTATACCACCTAGTGCATTCAATGTTCCCATACAACATTCTATCTCAGAtgaattgaacaaaaaatatgccaataaaataattgCCAATCTCGGTTTGGTAATAACCATATGGGATATACTCGACATCAAAGATGGATTATTGAAACCAGGAGATGGTGGATCATATGTCGAAGTGAGATTTCGAAGTATAGTTTGGAAACCATTCCGAGGAGAGATTTTAACTGGATGGGTAACTGAATGTACAGCAAAGGGAATTAAAGTTCGTATGGAGTTTTTCGATGAGATTTGGATTCCAAAAGATTTtctatttgaaaattgtaaatattCAGAACTGGAACAAGCTTggatttatttattggatgaaaatgaattgtttattgatgttaatgaaaaaattagattCAGAgtggaagaagaaaatttctATAATGTTAAACCAAAACTAGAAGATGAACaaactgaagaagaaaagaaagctACTACTTTACCTCCATACACCATAACTGCATCTTGTCAAGATTATGGTATGGGGTGTGTTTCTTGGTGGGATTAA
- the RPT1 gene encoding proteasome regulatory particle base subunit (Putative 26S proteasome regulatory subunit 7; Hap43p-repressed gene; regulated by Gcn2p and Gcn4p; overlaps orf19.442), which yields MPPKEDWDKYIPPSEEETSEKITPLTEGDIQVLKTYGTAPYADSLKEIEKDLKTIEERIKTNQGIKESDTGLAPPHLWDVLGDKQRMQEEQSLQVARCTKIIEASQPQQPTGLQNADTKSKYVINIKQIAKFVVGLGERLSPTDIEEGMRVGVDRHKYEIQLPLPPRIDPSVTMMTVEEKPDVTYSDVGGCKEQIEKLREVVELPLLSPERFVKLGIDPPKGILLYGPPGTGKTLCARAVANRTDATFIRVIGSELVQKYVGEGARMVRELFEMARTKKACIIFFDEVDAIGGARFDDGAGGDNEVQRTMLELITQLDGFDPRGNIKVMFATNRPNTLDPALLRPGRIDRKVEFSLPDLEGRANIFRIHSKTMSVEKDIRWELISRLCPNATGAELRSVCTEAGMFAIRARRKVANEKDFLKAVDKVIKGNLKFSSTSQYMQYN from the coding sequence ATGCCACCAAAGGAAGATTGGGATAAATATATACCACCTTCAGAAGAAGAGACCTCTGAAAAGATAACACCATTGACCGAGGGTGACATTCAGGTATTGAAAACTTATGGAACTGCACCATATGCAGACTCTTTGAAGgagattgaaaaagatttgaaGACAATAGAAGAAAGAATCAAGACTAATCAAGGGATAAAAGAGAGTGATACTGGGTTAGCTCCACCTCACCTTTGGGATGTTCTTGGTGACAAACAACGTATGCAAGAAGAGCAGAGTTTACAAGTTGCCAGATGTACTAAAATAATTGAGGCTTCTCAACCACAACAGCCAACAGGATTACAGAATGCCGAtaccaaatcaaaatatgtGATTAATATTAAGCAGATTGCCAAGTTTGTTGTAGGATTAGGTGAAAGACTTTCTCCTACCGATATCGAAGAAGGAATGAGAGTTGGTGTTGATAGACACAAGtatgaaattcaattacCGTTGCCACCTAGAATTGATCCATCAGTGACCATGATGACAGTGGAGGAGAAACCAGATGTTACATACAGCGATGTTGGTGGGTGTaaagaacaaattgaaaaattgagagaagttgttgaattgCCATTGTTGAGTCCAGAAAGATTTGTCAAATTGGGTATTGATCCACCCAAAGGTATATTGTTGTATGGTCCTCCAGGTACTGGGAAAACATTGTGTGCAAGAGCAGTTGCTAACAGAACAGACGCCACATTTATTCGAGTCATTGGGTCGGAATTAGTACAAAAGTATGTTGGTGAAGGGGCCAGGATGGTGCGTGAATTGTTCGAGATGGCAAGAACCAAGAAAGCATGTATTATATTCTttgatgaagttgatgCCATTGGAGGCGCCAGATTTGATGatggtgctggtggtgATAACGAAGTGCAAAGAACCATGTTGGAGTTGATTACACAATTGGATGGGTTTGACCCAAGAGGTAATATCAAGGTGATGTTTGCCACCAATAGACCAAATACTTTGGATCCTGCATTATTAAGACCAGGTAGAATTGATCGTAAGGTTGAATTTTCTTTGCCGGATTTGGAAGGAAGAGCCAACATTTTCCGTATTCATTCAAAGACCATGAGTGTTGAGAAAGATATCAGATGGGAATTAATATCCAGATTGTGTCCAAATGCCACAGGTGCAGAATTGAGATCGGTGTGTACTGAAGCAGGTATGTTTGCCATCAGGGCCAGAAGGAAGGTTGCcaatgaaaaagattttttgAAAGCAGTCGACAAGGTTATTAAAGgtaatttgaaattcagTTCAACAAGTCAATATATGCAATATAATTAA
- a CDS encoding uncharacterized protein (Ortholog of Candida guilliermondii ATCC 6260 : PGUG_05525, Candida lusitaniae ATCC 42720 : CLUG_03378 and Candida albicans WO-1 : CAWG_00876), with product MLALPSKSGKENSTLRSILPGLNNAGSKVFGLLVANITLILPLGSNPSNCVINSNMVLCTSLSPPAPSSNSAPPMASTSSKNIIHAFLVLAISNNSRTISAPSPTYFCTNSDPMTRINVASVSLATALAHNVFPVPGGPYNNIPLGGSIPNLTNLSGLNNGNSTTSLNFSICSLHPPTSSYVTSGFSSTVIMVTDGSILGGNGN from the coding sequence ATGTTGGCTCTTCCTTCCAAATCCGGCAAAGAAAATTCAACCTTACGATCAATTCTACCTGGTCTTAATAATGCAGGATCCAAAGTATTTGGTCTATTGGTGGCAAACATCACCTTGATATTACCTCTTGGGTCAAACCCATCCAATTGTGTAATCAACTCCAACATGGTTCTTTGCACTTCGTTATcaccaccagcaccatCATCAAATCTGGCGCCTCCAATGGcatcaacttcatcaaAGAATATAATACATGCTTTCTTGGTTCTTGCCATCTCGAACAATTCACGCACCATCCTGGCCCCTTCACCAACATACTTTTGTACTAATTCCGACCCAATGACTCGAATAAATGTGGCGTCTGTTCTGTTAGCAACTGCTCTTGCACACAATGTTTTCCCAGTACCTGGAGGACCATACAACAATATACCTTTGGGTGGATCAATACCCAATTTGACAAATCTTTCTGGACTCAACAATGGcaattcaacaacttctctcaatttttcaatttgttctttACACCCACCAACATCGCTGTATGTAACATCTGGTTTCTCCTCCACTGTCATCATGGTCACTGATGGATCAATTCTAGGTGGCAACGgtaattga